Genomic window (Acidobacteriota bacterium):
GGCGTCATGATTCGAATGGATTTCAATTGACTTGGCGTCCGCGCGTTGGCGTGCAGCCCATTCGAAGTCCTTTTGTTTTTCGATAAGCGCTTTTACCCGACTCAATACGATTTCCCTGTTGGAGATCGATTCAGCCGGAGGCTGAACAGACGACTCCATCCGTTTCAATTCGGCGAAGATTCGAACTAGACGTGGCCTTAATTGCGGATCTGCGATCTCTCGAATATGGTTGTTGTATACCTTGTCGACGATCCAAACCCCAAAGGCTTGCTCCGGAGTTCGCTCACTGTCGTTGCTTCCAGATTTCTTGCTGCGATTCAATTTGATTCTCGATTTGGCCATATTCAAAAACAGAAATCTACATCACCTCCGAAAATGGCCCAAACGACCTCGATATTCAACAGGCTTCCTGTGCTCGACGTTTGGTCTTGAGATTAGGCTTTGCCTTGGATCGTTAATCATCTCCTTCTGGACAGCCAGCACATCGCTCATGCGATCAAAGACTGTCAACATGGAGTTGCAATCTCCCTGCAGATCAACTCCGCCTGCATCAAGACCTGTTTCACCGCGTCTTCCTGCAGATCCGGTGGGTAGCCGTATTTTTTCAGGATGCGCTTGACCAAAACCCTGATCTTCGCGCGGGCCGATTCGCGCAGGGTCCAGTCGATCGAGACGTTTTTGCGAACCAGCGTGATGAGTTCCGTCGCGATCACTTTCAGCTGATCGTCGCCCATTACATCGCGTGCCGACTTGTTCGCCGCCAGAGCGTCGTAAAAGGCGACTTCGTCATCGGTCAACCCCAATTCATCGCCGCGTTTGGCGGCGGCGTCGATCTCTTTGGCTAGCGCGATCAGTTCCTCGATCACTTCCTGTGTCGCGATCGCCCGGTTGTGATAGGCATTGAGCGTCTTCTTGAGCTTCTCGCTG
Coding sequences:
- a CDS encoding DUF3387 domain-containing protein — translated: MDCHAAELLEKLLRDEIHLCARHNLMMSQLFSEKLKKTLNAYHNRAIATQEVIEELIALAKEIDAAAKRGDELGLTDDEVAFYDALAANKSARDVMGDDQLKVIATELITLVRKNVSIDWTLRESARAKIRVLVKRILKKYGYPPDLQEDAVKQVLMQAELICREIATPC